A genomic segment from Lignipirellula cremea encodes:
- a CDS encoding BBP7 family outer membrane beta-barrel protein, with translation MKSFFWGALASSLGLVCLTSPVFAQSSNLLPTPTFQNPWNGYSAQPVYQTARMFEDSKPEAIPTPAAAPQEPSAYNDSAYEVPHASGSSATQSMPAYGAPQQGARTYSAPSEGSRMYSAPSHGTPAYSSPSHGTPGYSSPAPMGSSCVEGSGSGAYAQGEVIDGGYVEGGSSGWLGGWGGDYASAGAINNFTAHRYGGGGCWYGYVNGMVMTRKGDDFSQISFDTSNPVGQLLSSKDAAMDWSGGVEVFLGHRLSNCWAVEVGYWGLYPSNQEANAYDPDGVQGTAADLNTVFDFTTIGYDDGGGYGNVNDWYDNAARHRLRREFQYHNAEVNFVYSPQQFCCSCPTGGCGPQGAAFGGAGVCGPRFNMNWLFGFRYMNIGENWEYASDETDTTFDGSADELYYNINTKNDLFGFQFGGNGAYRVTNCLTADFGVKFGLFNNHMTHHSRIGGAGGAATVVPGIPNEGRAYDIRSSDDAIAMLGEIKAGVNYKIGCHWSINAGYRAVAVNGVALPQDQIPRNFADIDGVANINKNGCLLLHGAYGGVEFCY, from the coding sequence ATGAAATCCTTTTTCTGGGGCGCCCTTGCGTCCTCGCTTGGTCTTGTCTGTCTGACAAGCCCGGTCTTTGCCCAGTCCTCGAATCTGCTGCCGACGCCGACCTTCCAGAATCCCTGGAATGGCTACAGTGCGCAGCCTGTCTATCAGACGGCCCGCATGTTCGAAGATTCGAAACCCGAAGCGATCCCGACGCCTGCGGCCGCCCCGCAAGAGCCGTCGGCCTATAACGATTCGGCTTATGAAGTTCCCCACGCCAGCGGCTCGTCCGCGACGCAGAGCATGCCGGCTTACGGCGCACCCCAGCAGGGCGCCCGCACCTACAGTGCGCCCAGTGAGGGTTCGCGGATGTACAGCGCACCGTCGCACGGCACGCCCGCCTATAGCAGCCCTTCGCACGGCACGCCTGGTTACAGCTCCCCCGCCCCGATGGGTTCGAGCTGTGTGGAAGGCAGCGGCTCCGGCGCTTACGCCCAGGGCGAAGTGATTGACGGCGGCTATGTAGAGGGCGGTTCCAGCGGCTGGTTAGGCGGCTGGGGCGGCGATTATGCTTCCGCGGGAGCCATCAACAACTTTACCGCGCATCGCTACGGCGGAGGCGGCTGCTGGTACGGTTATGTCAACGGCATGGTCATGACCCGCAAGGGCGACGACTTCAGCCAGATCAGCTTTGATACCTCGAACCCGGTCGGTCAGCTGCTGTCGAGCAAAGATGCAGCCATGGACTGGTCCGGCGGCGTCGAGGTGTTCCTCGGTCATCGCCTGAGCAACTGCTGGGCGGTCGAAGTGGGTTACTGGGGCCTGTATCCCAGCAACCAGGAAGCCAACGCCTACGATCCCGACGGTGTGCAGGGTACGGCTGCCGACCTGAACACGGTGTTTGACTTTACCACCATCGGTTACGACGACGGCGGCGGTTACGGCAACGTCAACGACTGGTACGACAACGCGGCCCGTCATCGCCTGCGTCGCGAATTCCAGTACCACAACGCCGAAGTCAACTTTGTGTACAGCCCCCAGCAGTTCTGCTGCAGCTGCCCGACCGGCGGTTGCGGTCCCCAGGGCGCGGCCTTCGGCGGCGCCGGCGTCTGCGGTCCTCGCTTCAACATGAACTGGTTGTTTGGTTTCCGCTACATGAACATTGGCGAGAACTGGGAATACGCCAGCGACGAGACCGACACGACCTTTGACGGCTCGGCCGACGAATTGTACTACAACATCAACACCAAGAACGACCTGTTCGGCTTCCAGTTTGGCGGCAATGGTGCTTATCGGGTGACGAATTGCCTCACGGCGGACTTCGGCGTGAAATTCGGCCTGTTCAACAACCACATGACGCACCACTCCCGCATCGGCGGAGCGGGCGGCGCCGCGACGGTTGTCCCCGGCATCCCGAACGAAGGACGCGCTTACGACATCCGCTCGTCGGATGACGCCATCGCCATGCTGGGCGAAATCAAAGCCGGCGTCAACTACAAGATCGGTTGCCACTGGAGCATCAACGCCGGTTACCGCGCTGTGGCCGTCAACGGGGTTGCTCTGCCGCAGGATCAGATTCCGCGTAACTTCGCCGACATCGACGGCGTCGCCAACATCAACAAGAACGGTTGCCTGCTCCTGCACGGCGCCTACGGCGGCGTCGAGTTCTGCTACTAA
- a CDS encoding DUF2271 domain-containing protein, with amino-acid sequence MRKFAHTLFAQSLFACGGAVLMLLIGSAADAGEFAFYDENVLGSSWEFRCSAPTEENARQAGQTALQEIERLRAVLSTWDQTSEISRWLKTPGAAVSVSPDLWNVLHQADQWEKTSGGAFNPRVASAARLWAAAAKAGRPPGEEPLAQAAAELSQPAWRLGPAGQAERQGEAPVSIDGLAKGYILDCVCRRLRERHSEVTSFVVNLGGDLRTIGTPQTISIADPLTPAENGRPVSRFLLPANQAVATSGGYRRFWEIQGQRYSHLIDPRTARPAAQVQSATVTAATAADADAAATILGVLDPAAGLKLIASLPDMECLIVDQQGRLHRSSGWADRERQAPQPLHLTALADAAPQRQLLIQFTLKKPDTFRYRRPYLAIWLENSEGFPVKTALLWMMTDVPGPRWHRELTRWYRNDRIRKEAEGSELIGVITGATRGPGDYQAVFDGTDNKGKPLAAGEYLLCIEIAREHGDYKLLRKRVELGNGPLEPYTFRENPEIEASFTYDFPPAREE; translated from the coding sequence ATGCGCAAATTTGCCCACACCTTGTTTGCCCAATCCTTGTTTGCCTGCGGAGGGGCCGTGCTGATGCTGCTGATCGGATCCGCCGCCGACGCCGGAGAGTTTGCTTTCTACGACGAGAACGTGCTGGGCTCTTCGTGGGAGTTTCGCTGCTCAGCCCCGACCGAGGAAAACGCACGCCAGGCGGGACAGACGGCGTTACAAGAGATCGAACGGCTGCGCGCCGTGCTGAGCACCTGGGACCAAACGAGCGAAATCTCCCGCTGGTTGAAAACGCCAGGCGCCGCCGTCTCCGTATCTCCCGATCTCTGGAACGTGCTGCACCAGGCCGACCAGTGGGAAAAAACCAGCGGCGGCGCCTTCAACCCGCGCGTCGCGTCAGCGGCGCGCCTGTGGGCTGCGGCCGCAAAAGCGGGTCGTCCGCCGGGCGAAGAGCCGTTAGCGCAGGCTGCGGCCGAACTTTCGCAACCGGCATGGCGACTGGGCCCTGCCGGCCAGGCGGAACGCCAGGGTGAAGCGCCCGTCAGCATCGACGGCCTGGCCAAAGGGTACATCCTGGACTGCGTCTGTCGGCGGCTGCGGGAACGTCATTCCGAAGTGACAAGTTTCGTCGTGAATCTGGGCGGCGACCTGCGGACGATCGGAACGCCGCAAACCATTTCGATTGCAGACCCGCTGACTCCCGCCGAGAACGGTCGTCCTGTCAGCCGTTTTCTGTTGCCGGCGAACCAGGCCGTCGCCACCAGCGGCGGTTATCGCCGCTTCTGGGAAATCCAGGGCCAGCGGTACTCCCATCTGATCGATCCGCGCACCGCGCGACCGGCCGCGCAGGTGCAAAGCGCGACCGTCACGGCGGCCACCGCCGCCGACGCCGACGCCGCCGCAACCATTCTGGGCGTGCTCGATCCGGCAGCCGGGCTCAAGCTGATCGCTTCCTTGCCGGACATGGAATGCCTGATCGTCGACCAGCAAGGACGCCTGCACCGCTCGTCAGGCTGGGCCGACAGGGAACGTCAGGCGCCCCAGCCGTTGCACCTGACCGCCCTGGCGGACGCAGCGCCGCAGCGCCAGCTGCTGATCCAGTTCACCCTGAAGAAGCCCGACACGTTCCGTTATCGGCGACCCTACCTGGCGATCTGGCTGGAAAACAGCGAAGGCTTTCCGGTCAAGACAGCCCTGCTGTGGATGATGACCGATGTCCCCGGACCACGCTGGCATCGCGAGCTGACCCGCTGGTACCGGAACGATCGCATCCGCAAGGAAGCCGAAGGTTCCGAGTTGATCGGCGTCATCACCGGCGCCACCCGCGGCCCGGGCGACTACCAGGCCGTCTTTGACGGAACGGATAACAAAGGGAAGCCGTTGGCCGCAGGCGAGTACCTGCTTTGCATCGAGATCGCCCGCGAGCACGGCGACTATAAACTGTTGCGCAAACGGGTCGAACTGGGGAACGGCCCGTTAGAACCGTACACCTTCCGGGAGAATCCCGAAATCGAGGCCAGCTTCACCTACGATTTTCCACCCGCCCGGGAAGAGTAG
- a CDS encoding BBP7 family outer membrane beta-barrel protein, with product MNLPGSKRKTAAFLLRAKSLAAGAITAWAVAVGAMASAPAILLAQGPTAFPPVSEYPPSNQGALETLPDSAPSPVYQDGAPIGATSPLPPQIWTDGGGPEVWGPEPGVLQGPASALDFIPPNRRTVDGYVYPEFLGNPVPEYRWYVVVDAQPLQRDVAHEYAFQGLNGSSSRPLHSRMLDAGFDLGGRFILGRDLTARFSLEASYTGLTNWSDQVFVRDDTPNTQAGTGDLTSPFTDFGNPATVGLDFNDFAQIAYTSSYDNVELNIRQKLIMPEGPYEFFLLYGLRYSRVNESFQYLTTSSSAAGSRNLVNVAANNDLFAVQIGGLMQIRAADFWGLELEAKGAIASNDASQQTGYLNETGAVSTFTQTGRNETRTAFIGDLSLVANYTITPRFTLRLGYHATVITGVALGADNFERDINTLRLGPGRLDHDGQILYHGPNIGGVFRW from the coding sequence ATGAACTTACCAGGTTCCAAGAGAAAGACGGCCGCCTTCTTGCTGCGCGCCAAATCCCTGGCGGCTGGCGCCATCACCGCGTGGGCCGTGGCGGTCGGCGCGATGGCCAGCGCCCCGGCGATCCTGCTTGCCCAGGGACCGACCGCTTTTCCGCCGGTCAGCGAATACCCGCCGTCGAACCAGGGCGCCTTGGAAACTTTGCCGGATTCGGCGCCGTCGCCCGTTTATCAGGACGGCGCGCCGATTGGCGCGACTTCTCCGTTGCCGCCGCAAATATGGACCGACGGCGGCGGACCCGAAGTCTGGGGACCTGAACCGGGCGTGCTGCAGGGGCCAGCTTCTGCACTAGACTTTATTCCCCCGAACCGCCGGACGGTGGATGGCTATGTTTATCCCGAGTTTCTCGGCAACCCGGTTCCCGAATATCGCTGGTATGTCGTGGTCGACGCCCAGCCGTTGCAGCGCGATGTGGCCCATGAGTATGCCTTCCAGGGGCTCAACGGCAGCAGCAGTCGTCCGCTCCACTCGCGTATGCTCGATGCGGGCTTTGACCTGGGCGGGCGATTTATCCTGGGGCGTGATCTGACGGCCCGGTTCAGCCTGGAGGCTTCTTATACGGGCCTGACCAACTGGTCCGATCAGGTGTTCGTCCGCGACGACACCCCGAATACCCAGGCTGGCACAGGCGATCTGACTTCGCCGTTTACCGATTTTGGCAATCCGGCCACGGTCGGGCTCGACTTCAACGACTTCGCGCAGATTGCCTACACGTCGAGCTATGACAACGTGGAGCTGAACATCCGGCAGAAGCTGATCATGCCGGAGGGACCCTACGAGTTCTTCCTGCTGTATGGGCTGCGGTACTCCCGTGTGAATGAGAGCTTCCAGTATCTGACGACGTCGAGTAGTGCAGCCGGTTCGCGAAATCTGGTAAACGTGGCCGCCAATAACGACCTGTTTGCCGTGCAGATTGGCGGATTAATGCAGATCCGCGCCGCCGACTTCTGGGGGCTGGAACTCGAAGCCAAAGGCGCCATCGCCAGCAACGACGCTTCGCAGCAAACCGGCTATCTCAACGAAACGGGCGCCGTCAGCACGTTCACCCAGACCGGACGGAACGAAACCCGCACGGCGTTTATTGGCGATCTGAGCCTGGTCGCAAATTACACGATCACCCCGCGCTTCACCCTGCGCCTGGGATACCACGCCACGGTCATCACGGGTGTCGCCCTGGGCGCTGATAATTTTGAACGCGATATCAACACCTTGCGGCTTGGTCCCGGGCGGCTGGATCACGACGGCCAGATTCTGTACCACGGGCCAAACATCGGCGGCGTCTTCCGCTGGTAG
- a CDS encoding autotransporter domain-containing protein, which translates to MKQFPSHYLLSLVGYGRQQYETRRAIPAGPAAQTAEARYGANQFHTYLEAGTTLEGAHWNATPYAGLQ; encoded by the coding sequence GTGAAGCAGTTCCCGTCGCACTATCTGCTATCCCTGGTGGGATACGGTCGCCAGCAGTATGAAACCCGGCGGGCGATTCCGGCCGGCCCGGCCGCACAAACGGCCGAAGCCCGCTACGGAGCGAACCAGTTCCACACCTACCTGGAAGCTGGAACCACGCTGGAAGGCGCCCACTGGAACGCCACCCCTTACGCGGGCCTGCAGTAG
- a CDS encoding DUF1592 domain-containing protein gives MRCAISPCVLIGCLLAMICLPAAWLTGAEFDPDRFLKQYCAACHQGEKPQGHFSIAPLIGDREFTPNSTQWLDLLDQLGDRAMPPADTDKPRPSMEEYSQAVAWLKEQLAAASGSAGRMTRRLNRPQYNNTIRDLLHISHRPADSFPQDLGLEGFNNVVEVQTLSPFLLQKYLTAAEESLALAITTQPEPEQIDIRYYPLPPEVHSGAKPLKPSPIPLKDLLGKQWPAYVSRSIQLLGGNYPVNQAGMREGQGPHGYEMVISQDGKSGQRGQLMFNTPLIGGRYRLTVQAYATPRLEKDGRPIPPQGVSILGVSVNGEDVQRIAIPLADKPQPFVCEFTSDHSRTQVYLNGATEVNKLELKPVPNLVITEARLEGPLYDAWPPASHRAIFGAGGTDATPEILRRFASRAFRRPATDAEVAKYTALCEAEIRQGASPLEAIRVGLKAILVSPHFLFLIEPVDSSGRLSDYALASRLSYFLWSSMPDDELFQLAADDRLHLPAELEKQVARMLQDPKAEAFVNEFGGQWIGFHRLAEAAPDPDIFPTWDEDLRRAMLAESQQFFRHVMLENRRLTEFLLADYTFANERLARHYGIEGVQGGALQQVALPADSKRRGGLITQAGVLTVASQPTRSSPVFRGIFVLEKLFNRPPPNPPADVPALEEAAATGEAQTVREQLARHRADASCAACHNRIDPWGLPLEEFDGIGRWRKMTAEDLTASLQDGEQITGAHDLQDALLSQKDAFVAGLAEKMLLYALGRTLSWSDQQAEPEIVRQVAAADYRFQSLVQAIILSPPFQNR, from the coding sequence ATGCGTTGCGCCATCAGCCCATGCGTCCTGATCGGCTGTCTGCTGGCGATGATCTGTCTGCCCGCCGCCTGGTTGACGGGAGCCGAGTTCGATCCGGATCGGTTCCTCAAGCAGTACTGCGCCGCCTGTCACCAGGGCGAGAAACCGCAGGGCCATTTCTCGATCGCCCCGTTGATCGGAGATCGTGAGTTCACGCCGAACTCCACGCAATGGCTGGACCTGCTCGACCAGCTGGGTGACCGGGCCATGCCGCCGGCCGACACCGACAAGCCGCGACCCTCCATGGAAGAGTACAGTCAGGCCGTTGCCTGGCTGAAAGAGCAGCTGGCCGCCGCGTCGGGCTCCGCCGGCCGCATGACGCGGCGTTTGAACCGGCCCCAATACAACAACACGATTCGCGACCTGCTGCATATTTCGCATCGGCCGGCTGACTCCTTCCCGCAGGATCTGGGGCTGGAGGGTTTCAATAACGTGGTCGAGGTGCAGACCCTGTCCCCGTTCCTGCTGCAGAAGTACCTCACCGCCGCGGAAGAATCGTTGGCGCTGGCCATCACGACGCAGCCGGAACCCGAGCAAATCGACATCCGTTACTACCCGCTCCCGCCGGAAGTGCACAGCGGCGCCAAACCGCTGAAACCGTCGCCCATTCCGCTGAAAGATCTACTCGGCAAACAGTGGCCCGCCTACGTCAGTCGATCGATCCAGCTACTGGGCGGCAACTATCCGGTCAACCAGGCCGGCATGCGCGAAGGTCAGGGGCCCCATGGCTATGAGATGGTTATTTCGCAGGACGGCAAATCGGGCCAGCGCGGACAGCTGATGTTCAACACGCCGCTGATCGGCGGGCGATACCGTCTGACCGTACAGGCCTACGCGACGCCGCGGCTGGAGAAAGACGGTCGCCCGATTCCTCCGCAGGGAGTGAGTATTCTGGGAGTATCCGTCAACGGGGAAGACGTCCAGCGGATCGCGATCCCGCTGGCCGACAAGCCGCAGCCGTTTGTGTGCGAGTTTACCTCCGACCATAGCCGCACCCAGGTTTATCTGAACGGCGCCACCGAAGTTAACAAGCTGGAGCTGAAGCCGGTTCCGAATCTGGTCATTACCGAGGCGCGTCTTGAAGGGCCGCTGTACGACGCCTGGCCGCCGGCCAGCCACCGGGCCATTTTTGGGGCGGGCGGAACCGACGCCACGCCGGAAATTCTTCGCCGCTTTGCCTCGCGTGCCTTTCGTCGCCCGGCCACCGACGCCGAAGTAGCAAAGTATACCGCGCTGTGCGAGGCCGAGATTCGGCAGGGCGCGTCGCCGCTGGAAGCGATCAGGGTCGGGCTGAAAGCGATTCTCGTGTCGCCGCACTTTCTGTTCCTGATCGAACCGGTCGACTCGTCAGGACGGCTGAGCGACTACGCGCTCGCTTCGCGGCTGTCGTACTTTTTGTGGAGTTCCATGCCCGACGACGAGCTGTTCCAGCTGGCCGCCGACGACCGTTTGCATCTCCCCGCCGAGCTGGAAAAGCAGGTCGCCCGGATGCTGCAGGATCCCAAAGCCGAAGCGTTTGTCAACGAGTTTGGCGGGCAATGGATCGGCTTTCATCGGCTCGCAGAGGCGGCGCCGGACCCCGATATTTTCCCCACGTGGGATGAAGACCTGCGCCGCGCCATGCTGGCCGAAAGCCAGCAGTTCTTCCGGCACGTGATGCTGGAAAATCGTCGCCTGACCGAATTTTTGCTGGCTGATTACACGTTTGCCAATGAACGGCTGGCCCGGCATTACGGGATCGAAGGCGTCCAGGGCGGAGCGCTGCAGCAGGTCGCCCTGCCGGCGGACAGCAAACGTCGAGGCGGGCTGATCACGCAGGCTGGCGTACTGACAGTGGCTTCCCAGCCGACCCGATCGTCCCCCGTTTTCCGTGGGATTTTCGTCCTGGAAAAACTCTTCAATCGCCCGCCGCCCAATCCGCCGGCCGATGTGCCGGCGCTCGAAGAAGCGGCGGCGACCGGCGAGGCCCAAACGGTGCGTGAACAGCTGGCCCGGCATCGAGCCGATGCAAGCTGCGCCGCCTGCCACAATCGGATCGATCCGTGGGGACTGCCGCTGGAAGAGTTCGACGGCATTGGCCGCTGGCGGAAGATGACCGCCGAAGATCTCACCGCCAGCCTGCAGGACGGCGAGCAGATCACAGGCGCCCACGACCTGCAGGACGCGCTGCTCTCACAGAAAGACGCCTTTGTTGCCGGGCTGGCGGAGAAGATGCTGCTGTACGCCCTGGGACGCACGCTCAGCTGGAGCGACCAGCAGGCAGAGCCCGAAATCGTCCGCCAGGTCGCTGCCGCGGACTACCGCTTTCAGAGTCTGGTCCAAGCAATCATCCTGTCACCGCCGTTTCAGAATCGGTAA
- a CDS encoding sulfatase-like hydrolase/transferase: protein MRSCYGAFSPSRRLLFRGRSPFPWAMLLLITAISALSAGQSAQAAKQQARPNIVLLMCDDMGYEGVSAYGSQTYKTPHLDRLASQGLLFNHCYSTPICTTSRVQIMTGKYNHRNYVRFGFLDTNQITFGNLLRDAGYATAIAGKWQLGGDGKTVRDFGFDNYCLWQVSGGRDSRFWDPRIEQDGKLLDGLEEKFGPDVFCDYLCNFIHEKKEKPFFVYYPMVLVHWPFVPTPDSPPGGSRERSGKYDGQNGGVEYFPDMVNYLDKIVGRLIDQLKQDDLVDNTLFLFTCDNGCATNIVSQMGDQTIHGGKASLPDAGTHAALVAYWPAVIKPTGPINTLVDLSDILPTLVAATGAKLPADGPIDGVSFLPVLRGETQESRPWIFCHYSRNGLPREPKAAEKREEIIAKQQREIQAKTLGRFARTQRYKLYEDGRFYDISQDVLEKKNLPPGSSSAEAEAARKTLQAVHDQMGPWEPFSAGKDD, encoded by the coding sequence ATGAGATCCTGTTATGGCGCCTTTTCGCCAAGTCGTCGTTTGTTGTTTCGCGGTCGTTCGCCCTTTCCCTGGGCCATGCTTCTGCTGATCACCGCGATCAGTGCGTTGTCAGCCGGACAGTCGGCCCAGGCGGCCAAACAGCAGGCCAGGCCCAATATTGTGCTGCTCATGTGCGACGACATGGGCTACGAGGGCGTGTCGGCTTATGGCAGCCAGACGTACAAGACGCCGCATCTGGATCGGCTGGCGTCGCAAGGCTTGCTGTTCAACCATTGCTATTCCACGCCGATCTGCACCACCTCGCGCGTGCAAATCATGACGGGCAAATACAACCACCGGAATTATGTCCGGTTTGGCTTTCTCGATACGAATCAGATTACGTTTGGCAATCTGTTGCGCGACGCCGGTTACGCCACGGCCATTGCGGGAAAGTGGCAACTGGGAGGCGACGGAAAAACAGTGCGAGACTTCGGTTTTGACAACTACTGTTTGTGGCAGGTCAGCGGCGGCCGCGACTCCCGTTTCTGGGATCCGCGCATCGAGCAGGACGGCAAACTGCTGGACGGGCTGGAAGAAAAGTTCGGACCGGACGTTTTCTGCGACTACCTGTGCAACTTCATCCACGAGAAAAAAGAGAAGCCGTTTTTCGTCTACTATCCAATGGTCCTGGTGCACTGGCCGTTTGTGCCCACGCCGGACAGCCCGCCCGGCGGAAGTCGCGAGCGTTCTGGCAAGTACGACGGCCAGAACGGCGGCGTCGAATACTTTCCCGATATGGTGAACTACCTGGACAAGATTGTCGGTCGGCTGATCGACCAACTGAAGCAAGACGACCTCGTCGACAACACCCTGTTCCTGTTCACCTGTGATAACGGCTGTGCGACAAACATTGTGTCGCAAATGGGCGACCAGACCATCCACGGCGGCAAAGCCAGCCTGCCCGACGCCGGGACCCACGCCGCCCTGGTCGCCTACTGGCCGGCCGTGATCAAACCGACCGGCCCGATCAACACCTTGGTGGATCTGAGCGACATTCTGCCGACGCTGGTCGCGGCAACTGGCGCCAAATTGCCGGCCGACGGCCCGATCGATGGCGTGTCATTCCTGCCCGTCCTGCGGGGCGAAACGCAAGAGAGCCGGCCCTGGATCTTCTGCCATTACTCGCGAAACGGCCTGCCCAGGGAACCCAAGGCTGCCGAAAAACGAGAAGAGATCATCGCCAAGCAGCAGCGAGAAATCCAGGCCAAAACCCTCGGTCGCTTTGCCCGCACGCAGCGCTACAAACTCTACGAAGACGGCCGTTTTTACGACATCAGCCAGGACGTCCTGGAGAAGAAGAATCTGCCGCCCGGCTCTAGCTCCGCAGAAGCAGAAGCGGCCCGTAAAACGCTGCAGGCCGTCCACGACCAGATGGGCCCGTGGGAACCGTTCAGCGCCGGCAAAGACGACTAA